In Ipomoea triloba cultivar NCNSP0323 chromosome 7, ASM357664v1, a single genomic region encodes these proteins:
- the LOC116023978 gene encoding lysosomal Pro-X carboxypeptidase-like: MEFLTLVIQCLSLLILFSTTSLSETLHTIPRLTPFYLSNLRRPESSSFNILPPEFRTYYYNQTLDHFNYRPQSYATFKQRYIVNSKYWGGAQSNFPIFAYLGAESSIDYDPLDIGFLTDNASRFKALLVYIEHRYYGESIPFGTTEEVLKNENIRGYFNSAQALADYAEVLLYIRKKYSAQDSPIIVVGGSYGGMLASWFRLKYPHVALGALASSAPILYFDNITPQNGYYTIVTKDLREVSESCYQTIKKSWSIIDKIASKPNGLSILSRKFKLCQDINSSRDLKDYLVLRYSVAAQYDAPPGYPVMELCGSIDGAPKGSHILDRIFAGFFATEGNQSCYSIPTGTGIWGWTWQKCSEMVFPIGRGDGDTMFFPAPFNLQQFSQNCINLFGVPPRPHWITTYYGGQDIKLVLNKFGSNIIFSNGLRDPYSSGGVLENISNTILAVYTRNGSHCLDILGESKSDPVWLTEQRKREVDIIQGWITKYYADLQVLKK; the protein is encoded by the exons ATGGAGTTCTTAACACTTGTAATTCAATGCCTCTCTCTTCTAATTCTCTTCTCAACAACTTCCCTTTCTGAAACGCTACACACAATTCCTCGTCTCACTCCTTTCTACCTGTCCAACCTACGACGCCCAGAATCTTCTTCTTTCAACATTCTTCCTCCGGAATTCAGAACCTATTATTACAACCAAACGTTGGATCACTTCAATTATAGACCTCAAAGCTATGCCACCTTCAAACAGAGATACATAGTCAACTCCAAATACTGGGGTGGTGCCCAATCCAACTTCCCTATCTTCGCATATCTCGGCGCTGAATCTTCCATCGACTATGATCCTCTAGACATCGGATTTCTCACTGATAATGCTTCTCGTTTTAAGGCTCTTCTTGTCTACATAGAG CATAGGTACTATGGGGAATCAATTCCTTTCGGAACCACAGAAGAagttttgaaaaatgagaaCATTCGTGGGTATTTTAATTCGGCTCAAGCTTTAGCTGATTATGCAGAGGTGTTGTTGTATATAAGGAAGAAATACTCAGCTCAAGATTCTCCCATCATTGTTGTTGGAGGATCATATGGAGGAA TGCTTGCTTCATGGTTTCGGTTGAAGTATCCACACGTTGCTTTGGGTGCCTTAGCTTCATCAGCTCCCATTCTCTACTTTGACAATATCACACCACAAAATGGATATTATACTATAGTGACCAAAGACTTGAGG GAAGTTAGTGAGAGTTGTTATCaaactataaaaaaatcatGGTCCATTATTGACAAAATTGCTTCCAAGCCAAACGGCCTCTCAATTCTCAGTCGCAAGTTCAAACTTTGCCA GGACATAAACTCGTCGAGGGACCTAAAGGATTACTTGGTTCTGAGGTACTCGGTCGCCGCTCAATATGACGCACCACCCGGATATCCAGTGATGGAGTTGTGCGGCAGCATAGATGGCGCGCCCAAAGGGTCTCATATTCTTGACCGGATTTTTGCTGGTTTCTTCGCCACTGAAGGAAACCAATCTTGCTACAGTATTCCCACCGGTACTGGTATTTGGGGATGGACTTGGcaa AAATGTAGTGAAATGGTGTTTCCGATCGGACGTGGCGATGGGGACACCATGTTCTTTCCAGCTCCTTTCAATCTGCAACAATTTTCCCAGAACTGCATTAATCTCTTCGGAGTTCCACCTCGACCACACTGGATAACAACCTATTATGGAGGACAG GATATCAAATTAGTTTTGAACAAGTTCGGTAGCAACATTATTTTCTCCAACGGACTAAGAGACCCATATAGCAGCGGAGG GGTTTTGGAGAACATATCAAATACTATACTTGCTGTCTATACCCGTAATG GGTCTCACTGTCTAGACATACTTGGGGAAAGTAAATCGGATCCAGTTTGGTTAACTGAGCAACGAAAAAGGGAGGTTGACATAATACAAGGATGGATAACTAAGTATTATGCTGATCTTCAAGTACTCAAGAAATAG